From the Salarias fasciatus chromosome 16, fSalaFa1.1, whole genome shotgun sequence genome, one window contains:
- the LOC115403201 gene encoding olfactory receptor 11A1-like, giving the protein FISLEMNSSFTFIFIDGYVGLNKYKYLFFLIMLTVYILIILSNCVIVYLIWTHQNLHGPMYIFIAALSLNSLLFSTNIYPKLLIDSLSDRPIISYQACLVQYFLFYALGSADFLLLAAMAYDRYVSICKPLWYGSIMTSRAVISLLFLSWFVSASQIAVTAIVSADQKLCHFTLRGIFCHNSFFRLHCRTSRIVTVNGLLALVLLALLPMLFILFTYMRILLVSYRSSREVRKKAAETCFPHLLVLLSFSTLAAFNIITPRLEHSLSRTVHLVMTLQVILYNPLLNPIIYGLKMKEISKHLNKLLCNSKKR; this is encoded by the coding sequence TTTATTAGCCTTGAAATGAATTCTAGTTTCACATTCATCTTTATTGATGGTTATGTAGGCTTGAACAAGTACAAATATCTGTTTTTTCTAATAATGCTGACGGTGTATATTCTAATAATCCTCAGTAATTGTGTTATTGTGTACCTGATCTGGACTCACCAAAACCTGCATGGACCCATGTATATTTTCATTGCAGCCCTCTCCCTGAACTCACTTCTGTTCAGCACAAACATCTACCCAAAGCTTCTGATCGACTCTTTATCGGACAGACCGATCATCTCTTATCAAGCGTGTCTTGTTCAGTATTTCCTCTTTTACGCACTGGGTTCTGccgacttcctgctgctggcagcCATGGCGTACGACCGCTACGTGTCTATCTGTAAACCTCTGTGGTACGGCAGCATCATGACCAGCAGAGCCGTTATCTCCCTGCTGTTCCTGAGCTGGTTTGTGTCTGCATCTCAGATTGCAGTGACGGCCATCGTCAGTGCAGATCAGAAGCTCTGTCACTTCACTTTAAGGGGGATTTTCTGTCACAACTCATTCTTCAGGCTTCACTGCAGGACATCCAGAATAGTCACGGTCAACGGTTTGCTGGCGCTGGTGCTGCTGGCGCTTCTTCCCATGCTTTTCATTCTGTTCACGTACATGAGGATACTTCTGGTTTCctacagaagcagcagagaagtgaggaagaaagcagcagagacCTGTTTTCCTCACCTGCTGGTGTTACTGAGCTTCTCCACTTTGGCTGCTTTCAATATCATCACGCCTCGACTGGAACACAGTTTGTCAAGAACTGTGCATTTAGTCATGACTTTGCAGGTGATTTTATATAATCCTCTTTTAAATCCAATTATATATggtttgaaaatgaaagaaatctcaaaacatttaaataagtTGCTCTGTAACtctaaaaaaagatga
- the LOC115402744 gene encoding olfactory receptor 51E1-like, whose product MDDKLNATYLTIGGYVEVNKYRFLYFFVTLALYTLIILSNSIILYLIWRHRSLHEPMYIFIAALSVNSLLFSTAIYPKFLFDFLCERQTISYQACLFQHFLFYTLGGADFLLLAAMAYDRYVSICNPLLYPMIMTKRTVTILLFLAWFLSGSQVAVSVVISSNQKLCHFTLRGIFCNNSVFKLTCQTSRVNSIYGIVVLINILVLPVLFILFTYTKILLITYRSSKDIRRKAAETCLPHVLVLISFSLLCVYNIIAARVDLNFPKVVHLIMSLQVVLYNPLLNPIIYGVKMKEINKHLRKLLGLVKESH is encoded by the coding sequence ATGGATGATAAACTGAATGCTACATATTTAACTATTGGTGGCTATGtagaagtgaacaaatacagatttctgtatttttttgtcacattggCTCTTTATACGCTTATAATTCTAAGTAATTCCATCATTCTTTACCTGATCTGGAGGCACCGGAGCCTGCATGAGCCCATGTACATTTTCATTGCAGCCCTGTCAGTGAACTCACTTCTGTTCAGTACTGCCATCTACCCAAAGTTTCTCTTTGACTTTTTATGTGAAAGACAGACCATCTCTTATCAAGCTtgtctttttcagcattttctatTTTACACATTAGGTGGTGCAGATTTCTTGCTGTTGGCAGCCATGGCTTATGACCGATATGTGTCCATCTGTAATCCTCTGTTATACCCGATGATCATGACAAAGAGAACCGTGACGATTCTGCTGTTTCTGGCTTGGTTCCTGTCCGGTTCTCAGGTTGCCGTCTCAGTTGTAATCAGCAGTAACCAAAAACTCTGTCACTTCACCCTCAGAGGAATTTTCTGCAACAACTCAGTCTTCAAGCTTACCTGTCAGACGTCGAGGGTGAACTCAATATATGGAATTGTTGTGCTGATCAATATTCTCGTTCTTCCTGTGCTTTTCATACTTTTCACATACACAAAGATACTTCTAATAACCTACAGAAGCAGCAAAGACATCAGAAGAAAGGCTGCAGAGACGTGTTTACCTCATGTGCTGGTTTTAATAAGCTTCtcacttttgtgtgtgtataatatCATTGCAGCTCGAGTTGATCtcaattttccaaaagttgtgcATTTGATCATGTCTTTACAAGTAGTATTGTATAATCCTCTTTTAAATCCCATTATTTATGGCGTGAAAATGAAAGAGATTAATAAACACCTCAGGAAGTTGTTGGGCCTTGTCAAAGAAAGTCATTAA
- the LOC115402745 gene encoding olfactory receptor 51E1-like, whose amino-acid sequence MDDTFNVTYLTVGGYVQMKKYRYIYFVIMLMLYILIILSNCVIVYLIWTHQNLHEPMYIFIAALSLNSLLFSTNIYPKLLIDSLSYRQIISYQACLVQYFLFYSFCGADFLLLAAMAYDRYVAICKPLLYASIMRKRTVTFLLLFAWLMPASQVAVPAVLSAMKKLCHFTLKGIFCNNSVLKLQCVRSRLITVYGLIVLLNIAILPVLFILFTYSKILLISYRSGRDVRKKAAETCLPHLCILISFSVLCAYDVVVARLEFNFPKTVRLIMALQVILYNPVLNPIIYGVKMKEIHKHLKKLLNLENNE is encoded by the coding sequence atggatgATACATTTAATGTCACTTATTTAACTGTCGGAGGGTATGTgcaaatgaagaaatacagatatatttactTTGTAATTATGTTGATGTTGTATATTCTAATAATCCTCAGTAATTGTGTTATTGTGTACCTGATCTGGACTCACCAAAACCTGCATGAACCCATGTATATTTTCATTGCAGCCCTCTCCCTGAACTCACTTCTGTTCAGCACAAACATCTACCCAAAGCTTCTGATAGACTCTTTATCCTACAGACAGATCATCTCTTATCAAGCATGTCttgttcagtattttcttttttattcgtTCTGCGGTGCAGATTTCCTGCTGTTAGCAGCCATGGCGTATGACAGGTATGTGGCGATATGCAAACCGCTGTTATATGCATCTATCATGAGGAAAAGAACAGTCACTTTCTTACTGCTCTTCGCTTGGCTGATGCCGGCCTCCCAGGTCGCAGTTCCGGCTGTTTTAAGTGCAATGAAAAAACTGTGTCACTTCACTTTGAAAGGAATCTTTTGCAACAATTCGGTCTTGAAACTTCAGTGTGTGCGCTCCAGATTAATTACAGTGTACGGTCTGATTGTGTTGCTAAACATTGCCATTCTCCCTGTGCTTTTTATACTTTTCACATACTCAAAGATTCTTTTGATATCCTACAGAAGCGGCAGAGACGTGAGGAAAAAGGCTGCCGAGACGTGTTTACCTCACCTTTGCATTTTAATCAGCTTCTCTGTTTTGTGTGCGTATGACGTGGTTGTAGCTCGACTGGAATTCAACTTTCCCAAAACTGTGCGTTTAATTATGGCTTTGCAAGTGATTTTGTATAATCCTGTCTTGAACCCGATCATATATggtgtgaaaatgaaagaaattcaTAAACATCTCAAGAAGTTGCTGAATCTAGAGAATAATGAATAA